ACCGGCCCGTAGCCGAGCGCGAAAGTCGGGAGTCGTTTGGGGCTTTGTTTAGCTCCCAGGCCGACAACATCGGGTTGGAGCAGCTTAAGCTGGCCATCCGGCGAGCCAAACAGGACGACGACATCAAGGGTATTTTCCTGAACGTGGAGCTGGTGCAGGCCGGCATGGCTTCATTGGAGGAAATCCGCAACGAGCTGCTGGACTTCAAGAAGTCGGGCAAGTTTATCGTGGCCTACAACGACATTGCCTCCGAGAAAAGCTACTACCTGACCTCGGTGGCCGACAAGCTCTACCTCAACCCCCAGGGTACGCTCGAATTCAACGGCCTGAGCTCGGAGACTTACTATTACAAGAACCTGTTCGAGAAGGCCGGTATTGAGCCCTACATCTTCCGCGTGGGCTCGTTTAAGAGCGCCGTGGAGCCCTACTTCCGCGACTCTATGTCGGACTCGGCCCGGCTGCAAACCTCGTCGTTTCTGAACTCCATCAACGACTACATGCTGCAGAACGTGGCCTCGGCCCGCCGCATTCCGCTAAACCGGCTCAAGCTGATTTCCGACTCGATGCTGGTGCACAACGCCGACGACGCCAAGCGCCTCGGCCTGGTGACCAACCTGGGCTACTACGACCAGGCCCTCGACTTCATGAAGGGCAAAGTGGGCCTGGATATCAAGAAAAAGCTCAGCCTGGTAAGCCTCTCCGACTATGCCGACGCCGACGACAAGGCTGACGAGGCCGGCAGCGGCAACCGTATTGCTGTTATCTACGCCGACGGCGACATCGTGACCGGCAAGGGCGGCAACGACAACATCGGCAGCACCCGCTTTGCCGAAGCCATCCGCAAGGCCCGCCTCGACGACAAGGTAAAGGCCGTGGTGCTGCGCGTAAATTCGCCCGGCGGCTCGTCGCTGGCTTCCGACATTATCTACCGCGAAGTAGTGCTGACCAAGAAAGTGAAGCCCATCGTGTGCTCCATGTCCGACGTGGCGGCTTCGGGCGGCTACTTCATTGCCATGGCCTGCGACACCATCGTGGCCCATCCTAATACGATTACCGGTAGCATCGGCGTATTTGGCGTGCTGCCCAACATTCAGCCCCTGCTGCGCGACAAGCTCGGCATCACCACCGACCGGGTCACGACCGGCAAGTTCTCCGATCTGCCCACCATCACCCGCCCGCTCACCGCTTTCGAGAAGCAGCAGCTGCAGCAGGAAGTAGACCGCATCTACGCCGACTTCACCACCAAAGCTGCCGCCGGCCGCCACATGCCGGTAGAGCGCCTGCGCCGCCTGGCTTCGGGTCGGGTATGGTCGGGCACCGAAGCCAAGGCCCGCGGCTTGGTCGACGTGCTCGGTTCGTTTGAGGACGCCGTGCGCATTGCCGCCCGCCGCGCCAACCTAAAGGAGGACGACTACCAGCTGCAGCGCCTGCCTCGCCAGAAGAACATGCTCGAAAACGTGTTCAACACCACCAGTACCGAAGTGCGCCAGCACCTGATAAAG
Above is a genomic segment from Hymenobacter cellulosivorans containing:
- the sppA gene encoding signal peptide peptidase SppA, coding for MRQFLKYVLATLTGLVLFGVLAFIIGLGLLVSAVSGDNSATVAKDSVLELKLDRPVAERESRESFGALFSSQADNIGLEQLKLAIRRAKQDDDIKGIFLNVELVQAGMASLEEIRNELLDFKKSGKFIVAYNDIASEKSYYLTSVADKLYLNPQGTLEFNGLSSETYYYKNLFEKAGIEPYIFRVGSFKSAVEPYFRDSMSDSARLQTSSFLNSINDYMLQNVASARRIPLNRLKLISDSMLVHNADDAKRLGLVTNLGYYDQALDFMKGKVGLDIKKKLSLVSLSDYADADDKADEAGSGNRIAVIYADGDIVTGKGGNDNIGSTRFAEAIRKARLDDKVKAVVLRVNSPGGSSLASDIIYREVVLTKKVKPIVCSMSDVAASGGYFIAMACDTIVAHPNTITGSIGVFGVLPNIQPLLRDKLGITTDRVTTGKFSDLPTITRPLTAFEKQQLQQEVDRIYADFTTKAAAGRHMPVERLRRLASGRVWSGTEAKARGLVDVLGSFEDAVRIAARRANLKEDDYQLQRLPRQKNMLENVFNTTSTEVRQHLIKEEMGPMYPMYEQYKKLSTMSGVQARLPFELNIQ